In Ruminococcaceae bacterium BL-6, a genomic segment contains:
- a CDS encoding conserved protein of unknown function (Evidence 4 : Unknown function but conserved in other organisms): MTIEDSKILNQYKRLVPFLGELLGTGCEILLHDVSDPYHSTIAIANGFHSGRKIGSPLTDFGLNVLHQGTYENCDYISNYSGSGKGKHFVSSTFFIKNENKLIGMLCINRDISTVLELENIFASLKSKYNLENTSAEINESLDSPVPEMIRDVISKAIRDMGVLPDHMQINERIALIQSLKKQQILGIKGAVAETARQLGISVPTVYRYMKKGT, encoded by the coding sequence ATGACAATAGAAGACAGCAAAATTTTAAACCAGTATAAAAGGCTGGTCCCCTTTCTCGGTGAGCTTCTGGGAACCGGCTGTGAAATCCTTCTGCATGACGTTTCCGATCCGTACCATTCTACGATCGCCATTGCAAACGGCTTTCATTCGGGCCGTAAAATCGGAAGCCCTCTCACGGATTTCGGCTTAAACGTCCTGCACCAGGGGACGTACGAAAACTGTGATTATATCTCCAACTATTCGGGAAGCGGCAAAGGAAAGCATTTTGTTTCCAGCACATTTTTTATTAAGAATGAAAACAAGCTGATCGGCATGCTGTGCATCAACCGCGACATCAGCACCGTTCTGGAATTGGAAAATATATTCGCCAGTTTAAAAAGCAAGTACAATCTGGAAAACACCTCGGCGGAAATCAATGAAAGTCTGGATTCGCCCGTTCCCGAAATGATCCGCGACGTCATCTCGAAAGCGATCCGGGATATGGGCGTCTTACCCGATCACATGCAGATCAACGAGCGCATCGCCCTGATCCAGTCGTTAAAGAAACAGCAAATACTTGGAATTAAAGGCGCCGTAGCCGAAACGGCAAGGCAGCTTGGCATTTCCGTCCCGACGGTATACCGTTATATGAAAAAGGGGACCTGA
- a CDS encoding protein of unknown function (Evidence 5 : Unknown function) — protein MYLKDAYMNDTMFTACSGVPLDLLPEKNATHSFFGKYEGSGIKSANKIKKIEFKILIMDSSSKTLGTTKPVIINFYTKLL, from the coding sequence GTGTACCTGAAAGACGCATACATGAATGATACAATGTTTACAGCTTGCAGTGGAGTCCCACTGGATTTACTTCCAGAAAAAAATGCGACACATTCCTTTTTCGGGAAATACGAAGGTTCAGGGATCAAATCTGCCAACAAAATAAAGAAAATAGAGTTTAAGATTCTTATTATGGATAGTTCCTCAAAAACACTGGGAACCACAAAACCCGTTATAATCAATTTTTATACAAAACTATTGTAA
- a CDS encoding protein of unknown function (Evidence 5 : Unknown function) gives MWVVGYTSQKANALRRHGAITPERGESNMEIMCAVLFLVVATGYIIVVAQQAKK, from the coding sequence ATGTGGGTTGTAGGTTATACCTCTCAAAAGGCGAACGCTCTGCGAAGGCACGGGGCCATTACCCCAGAGAGAGGTGAAAGCAACATGGAGATCATGTGCGCTGTCTTGTTTTTGGTTGTTGCGACTGGCTACATAATTGTAGTTGCGCAGCAGGCAAAAAAATAA
- the tdcB gene encoding L-threonine ammonia-lyase, giving the protein MLTLGMIYDAQRVLKDVARVTPLSPMPALGGNVYIKSENLQTTGAFKLRGAYYKVSTFTKEEKEKGVIACSAGNHAQGVALSAARNGIKSVICMPAGAPLSKIEATKRYGAEVVLVDGVYDDAYSKAVELAKEHGYTFAHPFNDEKVIAGQGTIGLEIISQLPETDTIVVPIGGGGLISGIAFAVKQIKPECRVIGVQAAGAPSMYESVRKGEIMELKKVGTIADGIAVKKPGELTFNLCRKYVDDIVTVSDSEIASAILSLLENQKTVAEGAGAASVAAVMFGKVDTENKNTVCVISGGNIDVTLLSRVITRGLTKTGRLTELTTKVVDQPGHLIEMLQIISRSGANVISVDHKRENKNSGVNECVISIVLETRNLEHVEEIKASLKNAGYDIPDY; this is encoded by the coding sequence ATGCTCACACTGGGAATGATCTACGATGCGCAAAGAGTTCTGAAGGACGTGGCAAGAGTCACCCCGCTCAGCCCGATGCCGGCTCTTGGGGGCAACGTCTACATAAAATCCGAAAATCTTCAGACGACGGGCGCTTTCAAGCTCAGGGGCGCTTATTACAAGGTCAGCACCTTTACGAAGGAGGAAAAAGAAAAGGGCGTAATCGCCTGTTCAGCAGGCAATCACGCCCAGGGCGTGGCATTATCCGCCGCCAGGAACGGGATCAAATCCGTCATCTGCATGCCGGCCGGTGCGCCGCTGTCAAAAATAGAGGCCACAAAGCGCTATGGCGCGGAAGTCGTATTGGTGGACGGCGTCTATGACGACGCCTATTCCAAGGCCGTGGAGCTGGCAAAAGAGCACGGATATACGTTCGCGCATCCCTTTAACGATGAGAAAGTCATCGCCGGGCAGGGCACCATCGGCCTTGAAATCATCAGCCAGCTGCCCGAAACCGACACGATCGTGGTCCCGATCGGCGGCGGCGGTCTCATCAGCGGCATCGCCTTTGCCGTGAAGCAGATCAAGCCGGAATGCAGGGTCATCGGCGTACAGGCGGCCGGCGCGCCGAGCATGTACGAATCTGTCAGGAAAGGCGAAATCATGGAGCTGAAAAAAGTCGGCACCATCGCCGACGGCATTGCCGTCAAAAAGCCCGGGGAGCTGACGTTCAACCTCTGCCGGAAGTATGTCGACGACATCGTCACCGTCTCCGATTCCGAAATCGCGTCGGCGATCCTGAGCCTTCTGGAAAACCAGAAAACGGTTGCGGAAGGCGCGGGCGCCGCTTCGGTCGCCGCCGTCATGTTCGGGAAGGTGGATACCGAGAACAAAAATACGGTATGCGTCATTTCCGGGGGCAACATCGACGTCACCCTGCTTTCAAGGGTCATCACCAGGGGCCTGACCAAAACGGGCCGGCTGACGGAGCTGACCACGAAGGTCGTCGATCAGCCTGGGCACCTCATCGAAATGCTTCAGATCATTTCCAGGTCGGGGGCCAACGTGATCAGCGTCGACCACAAGAGGGAAAACAAAAATTCCGGGGTCAACGAGTGCGTCATTTCCATCGTGCTGGAGACCAGGAATCTGGAGCATGTGGAGGAAATAAAGGCTTCGCTGAAAAATGCCGGATACGATATTCCGGATTATTGA
- the ridA gene encoding aminoacrylate/iminopropionate hydrolase/deaminase (Evidence 2a : Function from experimental evidences in other organisms; PubMedId : 2113912, 12515541, 14729707, 10557275, 10919400, 10368157, 20562306, 23815688; Product type e : enzyme), with protein sequence MMKIIKTEQAPAAIGPYSQAVAANGFLFASGQIPLAPGTGEAAGSTIEEQAERVCENIKGILDASGITFEDVVKTTCFLSDMNDFAKFNEVYGKYFTGKPARSCVAVKAIPKNMLCEIEIVAKL encoded by the coding sequence ATGATGAAAATCATAAAGACGGAGCAGGCACCGGCAGCGATCGGGCCTTATTCCCAGGCCGTCGCCGCAAACGGGTTCCTGTTTGCCTCGGGCCAGATTCCGCTGGCCCCCGGAACAGGCGAAGCGGCGGGAAGCACCATCGAAGAGCAGGCCGAGCGTGTCTGCGAAAACATCAAGGGGATTCTCGACGCCAGCGGAATCACTTTCGAGGATGTCGTAAAGACGACCTGCTTTTTATCGGACATGAACGATTTTGCGAAATTCAACGAAGTGTACGGCAAATATTTCACCGGCAAGCCGGCCCGTTCCTGCGTCGCGGTGAAAGCGATTCCAAAGAACATGCTCTGCGAGATCGAGATCGTCGCGAAGCTGTAA
- the porC gene encoding Pyruvate synthase subunit PorC (Evidence 2a : Function from experimental evidences in other organisms; PubMedId : 8620891, 7608066, 9495749; Product type e : enzyme) gives MMKDIVEIRWHGRGGQGAKTASLLLADAAFNTGKYVQGFPEYGPERMGAPITAYNRISSERSTVHSNIYDPDYVVVVDETLLSSVDVTKGLKPEGAIVINSPKAPAEIRPLLKGYKGKVCTIDARRISEQALGRYFPNTPMLAAVVKVSGVVGEDEFVRDMESSFRHKFARKPQVVDGNMKALKRALEEVQAG, from the coding sequence ATGATGAAAGATATTGTCGAGATACGCTGGCACGGCCGCGGCGGGCAGGGCGCGAAAACGGCATCCCTGCTGCTCGCGGACGCGGCCTTCAACACCGGGAAGTACGTTCAGGGGTTCCCGGAATACGGGCCCGAACGCATGGGTGCGCCGATCACGGCGTATAACCGGATCAGCAGCGAGCGAAGCACGGTCCATTCCAACATTTACGACCCCGATTACGTGGTGGTCGTGGACGAAACGCTGCTCTCGTCCGTCGACGTGACGAAAGGGCTCAAGCCCGAAGGCGCGATCGTCATCAACAGCCCGAAGGCCCCGGCCGAAATCAGGCCGCTGCTCAAGGGCTACAAGGGGAAGGTCTGCACCATAGACGCCCGGAGGATATCCGAACAGGCGCTGGGCAGGTATTTCCCGAACACGCCGATGCTGGCGGCCGTCGTGAAGGTATCCGGCGTCGTGGGAGAGGACGAATTCGTCAGGGACATGGAGTCGTCGTTCCGGCACAAGTTTGCGAGGAAGCCCCAGGTCGTCGACGGGAATATGAAAGCGCTGAAACGCGCGCTCGAGGAGGTGCAGGCAGGTTGA
- the porD gene encoding Pyruvate synthase subunit PorD (Evidence 2a : Function from experimental evidences in other organisms; PubMedId : 8620891, 7608066, 9495749; Product type e : enzyme): MSIKAKDIDEEITWKEITPGCSIFEGGTSELVNTGDWRTEKPILHADKCRQCLLCVPVCPDMSIPVEADGKRGGFNYFFCKGCGICARVCPFGAIEMVREEK; this comes from the coding sequence TTGAGCATCAAGGCAAAGGATATCGATGAGGAAATCACCTGGAAAGAGATCACTCCGGGCTGCAGCATTTTCGAGGGCGGCACGTCGGAGCTGGTGAACACCGGCGACTGGCGCACGGAGAAACCGATCCTGCACGCGGACAAGTGCAGGCAGTGCCTGCTTTGCGTCCCGGTCTGTCCGGATATGTCGATCCCGGTGGAGGCCGATGGCAAACGCGGCGGTTTCAATTACTTCTTCTGCAAGGGCTGCGGGATCTGCGCCCGGGTCTGCCCGTTCGGAGCGATTGAAATGGTCAGGGAAGAGAAATAA
- the porA gene encoding Pyruvate synthase subunit PorA (Evidence 2a : Function from experimental evidences in other organisms; PubMedId : 8620891, 7608066, 9495749; Product type e : enzyme), giving the protein MGIRERLSGNEAIAYAMKQINPDVMGAFPITPSTEIPQYFSTYVDNGQVDTEFIPVESEHSAMSTCIGAEAAGCRAISATSSCGLCYMTEMLYVAASDRLPITLAVSNRALSGPININNDHSDAMGVRDTGWIQLFSETNQEAYDNYLQAMRIGEAVSLPVMVCQDGFITSHAIENIELVEDEKAKAFVGEYTPEEYLLKKGSAIAVGPYAMPTFYMESKRQQAQAMIDAKDVIRRVGDEFGELTGRAYGLTEEYRMDDAEVAVILMGSSAGTAKEAVNELRACGHKAGLIKIRSFRPFPKEDIIKALSGVKAFATLDKADSFNALSGPIYADTCAALYPSPVHPAGIGYIYGLGGRDVRVESIKRVFSSLEQIAKTGDLGETCRYLDVRE; this is encoded by the coding sequence ATGGGAATCAGAGAAAGGCTGTCGGGCAACGAAGCGATCGCCTATGCGATGAAACAGATCAATCCCGACGTGATGGGGGCGTTCCCGATCACGCCGTCCACCGAAATCCCCCAGTATTTCTCCACTTACGTCGACAACGGCCAGGTGGATACCGAGTTCATACCGGTCGAATCAGAGCACTCCGCGATGTCGACCTGCATCGGGGCCGAGGCCGCCGGCTGCCGCGCGATCAGCGCGACCTCGTCCTGCGGGCTGTGCTACATGACCGAAATGCTGTACGTCGCGGCGTCGGACCGGCTGCCGATCACGCTGGCGGTCTCGAACCGCGCGCTTTCCGGCCCTATCAACATCAACAACGACCACAGCGACGCGATGGGCGTGCGCGACACCGGCTGGATCCAGCTTTTCTCCGAGACGAACCAGGAGGCGTACGACAACTACCTTCAGGCGATGCGCATCGGCGAGGCCGTGAGCCTCCCGGTCATGGTCTGTCAGGACGGGTTCATCACCTCCCACGCGATTGAGAACATCGAGCTCGTCGAGGATGAGAAAGCGAAGGCTTTCGTCGGCGAATACACGCCCGAGGAATATCTGCTCAAAAAAGGAAGCGCGATCGCCGTCGGCCCCTACGCCATGCCGACGTTCTATATGGAATCGAAGCGTCAGCAGGCCCAGGCGATGATCGACGCGAAGGACGTCATACGCAGGGTCGGCGACGAGTTTGGGGAGCTGACGGGCCGCGCCTACGGCCTGACGGAGGAATACCGGATGGACGACGCCGAAGTGGCGGTCATCCTGATGGGTTCCTCCGCCGGGACCGCCAAGGAGGCCGTCAACGAGCTGCGCGCCTGCGGCCACAAGGCGGGCCTGATCAAGATCCGTTCCTTCCGCCCCTTCCCGAAAGAGGACATCATAAAGGCGCTGTCGGGCGTCAAGGCATTCGCCACGCTCGACAAGGCCGACAGCTTCAACGCGCTCAGCGGCCCGATATACGCCGACACCTGCGCGGCCCTGTACCCGTCGCCGGTGCATCCCGCGGGCATCGGCTATATCTACGGCCTGGGCGGCAGGGACGTGCGCGTCGAGAGCATCAAGCGTGTTTTCTCTTCCCTCGAGCAGATCGCAAAAACAGGCGACCTCGGGGAAACCTGCCGTTACCTTGACGTTCGGGAATAA
- the porB gene encoding Pyruvate synthase subunit PorB (Evidence 2a : Function from experimental evidences in other organisms; PubMedId : 8620891, 7608066, 9495749; Product type e : enzyme), with the protein MAYNLKNELQKKERFAGGHRMCAGCGAPIAVRTVLRALEPEDRAVVCSATSCLEVSTFMYPYTSWKDSFIHNAFENAAATISGVETAYRAMKKRGKIDEDFKFIAFGGDGGTYDIGFQSLSGAMERGHDMVYVCYDNEAYMNTGIQRSSATPHFADTTTTPTGKVIPGKPQCKKDLTKIMAAHNIPYVAQTTYIGNFSDISTKAHRAIYTKGPAFLNIMAPCPRGWRYPAEQLMDVTKAAVETCVWPLFEVADGKWRLSYKPKNKLPVENYLRMQGRFSHLFKPGNEWMVEQVQKEVDRNWNELLAMCGE; encoded by the coding sequence ATGGCTTACAATCTGAAAAACGAACTGCAGAAAAAGGAACGGTTCGCGGGCGGGCACAGGATGTGCGCCGGCTGCGGCGCCCCGATCGCGGTACGGACCGTGCTGCGCGCGCTGGAGCCGGAGGACCGGGCGGTGGTCTGCTCGGCCACAAGCTGCCTTGAGGTCTCGACGTTCATGTATCCGTACACCTCGTGGAAAGACAGCTTCATCCACAACGCATTTGAGAACGCGGCGGCGACGATTTCCGGGGTGGAGACCGCGTACCGCGCGATGAAGAAACGCGGGAAAATCGACGAGGACTTTAAGTTCATCGCGTTCGGAGGCGACGGCGGGACGTACGACATCGGCTTTCAGTCGCTTTCCGGCGCGATGGAGCGCGGGCACGACATGGTCTATGTCTGCTACGACAACGAGGCCTACATGAACACCGGAATCCAGCGCTCATCCGCGACCCCGCATTTCGCCGACACCACCACGACCCCGACGGGCAAAGTGATCCCGGGGAAACCGCAGTGCAAAAAGGATCTTACGAAGATCATGGCCGCTCACAACATCCCGTACGTCGCGCAGACCACATACATCGGAAACTTTTCCGACATCTCGACCAAGGCGCACAGGGCCATCTACACGAAAGGCCCGGCGTTTCTGAACATCATGGCCCCGTGCCCCCGCGGCTGGCGCTATCCGGCCGAACAGCTGATGGACGTCACAAAGGCCGCGGTGGAAACGTGCGTATGGCCGCTGTTCGAAGTGGCCGACGGCAAATGGCGTCTGAGCTACAAGCCGAAGAACAAGCTGCCGGTCGAAAACTATCTTCGGATGCAGGGCCGCTTCTCCCATCTGTTCAAGCCCGGCAACGAGTGGATGGTCGAGCAGGTCCAGAAGGAAGTCGACAGGAACTGGAACGAGCTTCTCGCCATGTGCGGAGAATAA
- a CDS encoding protein of unknown function (Evidence 5 : Unknown function) — protein sequence MPGYRLGRSEKRDMPALPLRHDIAVFQNGEKDPQKDQKHKDLDREHYRIFHKALDKKVVIPFAEQNLAPERPKPHMDPEIDHQLAKENPHDGNPAPVKEDPVNKKLQHGRQGVAGKKDGGRHHQEADQIVCHPGGQADDGAEHHGAEGQHHKSERDMKVHSDRDGNRAQHRAKRDRQPGKYERPKIPELGRCGSPVFRCKNGENIVFRHKKSSLLWQKLNAT from the coding sequence ATGCCCGGATATCGGCTGGGACGGTCAGAGAAACGGGATATGCCGGCTCTTCCGCTTCGGCACGATATCGCCGTGTTCCAGAACGGGGAGAAAGATCCGCAGAAGGACCAGAAGCATAAGGACCTCGACAGGGAGCATTACCGCATTTTTCACAAGGCTCTTGATAAAAAAGTAGTAATACCCTTTGCCGAACAGAATCTGGCTCCAGAGCGACCCAAACCCCACATGGATCCCGAAATCGACCATCAGCTTGCAAAGGAAAACCCGCACGACGGAAATCCGGCACCGGTAAAGGAAGACCCCGTAAATAAAAAACTCCAGCATGGACGACAGGGTGTAGCCGGGAAAAAAGACGGAGGACGGCATCATCAGGAAGCCGACCAGATCGTATGCCACCCCGGCGGACAAGCCGACGACGGGGCCGAACACCATGGAGCCGAAGGCCAGCACCACAAAAGCGAACGTGATATGAAGGTTCATTCCGACCGGGATGGAAATCGAGCTCAACACCGTGCCAAGCGCGACCGTCAGCCCGGCAAATACGAGCGACCGAAGATTCCGGAACTCGGAAGATGCGGCAGCCCAGTATTTCGATGTAAAAATGGGGAAAACATTGTTTTTAGACATAAAAAATCCTCCTTGCTATGGCAAAAACTCAATGCCACATAA
- a CDS encoding Folate family ECF transporter S component, with the protein MSKNNVFPIFTSKYWAAASSEFRNLRSLVFAGLTVALGTVLSSISIPVGMNLHITFAFVVLAFGSMVFGPVVGLSAGVAYDLVGFLMMPSSVFFPGYTLSSMLEFFIYGVFLYRCRISVVRVFLCKLMVDFGIHVGFGSLWSQILFGKGYYYFFIKSLVKNAVMLPVEVLMLLVLLRIFLPVLEHGDIVPKRKSRHIPFL; encoded by the coding sequence ATGTCTAAAAACAATGTTTTCCCCATTTTTACATCGAAATACTGGGCTGCCGCATCTTCCGAGTTCCGGAATCTTCGGTCGCTCGTATTTGCCGGGCTGACGGTCGCGCTTGGCACGGTGTTGAGCTCGATTTCCATCCCGGTCGGAATGAACCTTCATATCACGTTCGCTTTTGTGGTGCTGGCCTTCGGCTCCATGGTGTTCGGCCCCGTCGTCGGCTTGTCCGCCGGGGTGGCATACGATCTGGTCGGCTTCCTGATGATGCCGTCCTCCGTCTTTTTTCCCGGCTACACCCTGTCGTCCATGCTGGAGTTTTTTATTTACGGGGTCTTCCTTTACCGGTGCCGGATTTCCGTCGTGCGGGTTTTCCTTTGCAAGCTGATGGTCGATTTCGGGATCCATGTGGGGTTTGGGTCGCTCTGGAGCCAGATTCTGTTCGGCAAAGGGTATTACTACTTTTTTATCAAGAGCCTTGTGAAAAATGCGGTAATGCTCCCTGTCGAGGTCCTTATGCTTCTGGTCCTTCTGCGGATCTTTCTCCCCGTTCTGGAACACGGCGATATCGTGCCGAAGCGGAAGAGCCGGCATATCCCGTTTCTCTGA
- a CDS encoding Ribose ABC transport system, permease protein RbsC (TC 3.A.1.2.1), with product MKAFVQKHSFVWPILGSLLIWVFIGLVSGQFGVGTFFSAAKLATFSLLLGLAQMIVVTSGDGAIDLSQIYILTLSAYVSCNLMNTNIFLGLLAAVAVGMLCGLANGCIDVFLHIPAMITTLASGYIIFTVILILAPHMKTLPNSDFVSFINKNLGGFSMLTVIAIVVAALLAVLLYRTQYGKQLHAVGQNRIASGYSGIAVGRVVIIAFVLAGGISGLAGALCGAFIGGAFQDMGSTYFLPSIAAAFVGGTAAAGGKSSVLGVCFGALMMSFMTTFLNAANLSPGMQKLILGAFLVLILVASVSNGARKK from the coding sequence ATGAAGGCGTTTGTTCAGAAACACAGTTTTGTCTGGCCCATTCTCGGCTCTCTGCTGATCTGGGTATTCATCGGGCTCGTGTCCGGTCAGTTCGGTGTGGGGACGTTTTTCTCGGCGGCCAAGCTTGCCACGTTCTCTTTGCTGCTGGGCCTTGCGCAGATGATCGTCGTGACGAGCGGCGACGGCGCGATCGACCTTTCCCAGATTTATATTCTGACGCTGAGCGCGTATGTCTCGTGCAACCTGATGAACACGAATATTTTCCTCGGACTGCTGGCGGCCGTCGCCGTCGGCATGCTCTGCGGCCTTGCGAACGGCTGCATCGACGTGTTCCTCCACATTCCGGCCATGATCACGACGCTGGCGTCGGGGTATATCATCTTCACCGTCATCCTGATCCTGGCGCCCCATATGAAGACGCTTCCGAATTCCGATTTCGTGTCCTTCATCAACAAAAATCTGGGCGGGTTTTCCATGCTCACCGTGATCGCGATCGTGGTCGCGGCCCTGCTTGCCGTTCTGCTCTATCGGACGCAGTACGGGAAACAGCTTCACGCGGTGGGCCAAAACCGGATCGCGTCCGGCTATTCGGGGATCGCCGTGGGCCGGGTCGTGATCATCGCTTTTGTGCTGGCCGGCGGAATTTCCGGCCTTGCCGGGGCCCTGTGCGGCGCTTTTATCGGCGGCGCGTTTCAGGATATGGGCTCCACTTATTTTCTTCCTTCCATCGCCGCGGCGTTTGTCGGCGGCACGGCGGCGGCCGGCGGAAAGTCCAGCGTGCTGGGGGTCTGCTTCGGCGCCCTGATGATGTCTTTCATGACGACCTTTCTGAACGCCGCCAACCTTTCCCCGGGAATGCAGAAGCTGATCTTGGGCGCATTCCTGGTCCTGATTCTGGTCGCGTCGGTTTCGAACGGCGCCAGGAAAAAATAA